Below is a window of Humulus lupulus chromosome 9, drHumLupu1.1, whole genome shotgun sequence DNA.
TCCCTAAGAACCATGCATGCTCATGCTCTCTATCTAACTTCTTTCCATTCATCAATAACAGCTCCTGCCGACGCGTGTTCTCATGACACTTCCAAATCTATATACGTCATTCATTGCGCCATTACGTGTGCACATTAAGTTTCCGCCCATAGCAGCATATTGCATATATATAAATTGAGCTTCTCCTTTGCCATCCTAATCCAAGCAAAACCCAGAAAAGATAAGAAGAAATTACATGGCGGAAGTGAGGAACAAGCAGGTGTTACTGCGAGAGTATGTGTCTCGTTACCCAAAAGAATCCGATATGTATGTAACCACTTCTACTCTGAAATTCAAGCTTCCGGAAGGCACCAATGGAGTTCTGGTTAAGAACCTCTATTTGTCCTGTGACCCTTACATGCGAAACCGTATGAAGAAGCACCCCACTTATTATGCGGATTCTTTAAAGCTCCATTCAGTGAGTTACCCAATCACTCATTCTCGTCCTTTTGTCCATTTCTTTATTTGTTTGATACTAATATTATTTGCAGTCAATAAGTGGGTATGGAGTGGCTGAAGTATTAGAATCTGGGGATTCAAACTTCAAAGAGGGTGATTTGGTTTGGGGCATAACTGGGTGGGAGCAATATAGCATTATAAATGAAACACAGTCCCTTTTCAAAATTCCCCACACTGATGTTCCCCTTTCTTACTATGCTGGTATTCTTGGTAAGCTCTCTATGTGTTTGTTATTATTCCAAATAAGGTGATTTGGTTTGGGAAATGATTACTTAGTTATTTCAGTTTTGTATAATGGTCATAACtgttatgttagtttatttttttaaaaaaaaatctgttaCGTTAGTTAGTCATTCATTCTGTTACAAAATAGTTGTTCAAGATTGTATACTCTGTACTTTGTATCTTAACTAGCTACAAGTAAAAGTTGTCTTCTTCACAGAAGTAATGCATCTAAGCAAGGCTTCTGAGAAGTGAGAAGGTTATTCATTGAATTTATCTCTAAGTACTTTTTTCTTTGATTAGCTCTTTCAGGGAATAACTTTTTATGGCACAATATCATGAAAATTTGAATAATAATTATGTATGTAGGTATGCCTGGTATGACTGCTTATGCTGGTTTCTATGAGCTTTGGTCTCCTAAGAAAGGAGAATACGCCTTTGTTTCAGCTGCATCTGGTGCAGTGGGTCAGCTTGTTGGGCAGTTTGCAAAGCTACTGGGTTGCTATGTGGTGGGTAGTGCTGGAAGCAAAGAAAACGTGAGTATTATTATATAGTGTAGACTATAGTACtatgtataataatataattcaagtAATATTCTATCTCAAATCTCTTCTTATTACTGTTTGAAGGTTGATTTGTTGAAGAACAAGTTCGGGTTTGATGAGGCTTTCAACCATAAAGAAGAGGCTGGTTTGGATGCAGCTTTAAAAAGGTTCATAAATTTTTTTTCCCAACACATGTTGGTAGTATATGCTATGACTATGTCATTATAATAAAAACAATGAAAAAGTAATCTGTTATCAACTGTGGCAGGTACTTTCCGGAAGGAATAGATATTTACTTTGAGAATGTTGGGGGAAAGATGCTTGATGCAGTGCTATTGAATTTGAGAGTCCATGCTCGAATTGCTGTGTGTGGAATGATCTCACAGTACAACCTCGATCATCCTGAAGGTGTTCATAATTTAATGAACCTCATTACCAAACAAGCCCGCTTAGAAGGATTTGTAGTGACTAACTACTATCATCTCTACCCCAAGTTTCTTGAATTTATTCTGCCTTTCATCAAACAAGGTAATGTCATCaatgtcgaagatgctgctcaagGCTTGGACAATGCCCCTGCAGCTCTTGTTGGCCTCTTCACTGGCAGCAACGTCGGAAAGCAAATAGTTGCCGTCTCACATAAATGATTCGTGGCCTAGTCGGGATGCTTTTCTACTAGCTAAATAAATTTCAGGGGCCCCCTTCTTCTCCTGCATTAGCATCAATTTGCATGCATTGGTGTTAAAGTCTTAGTTGTGTTATTATTATGTGTTGTTTGTTTGTTTGGTTCATGTCTTGTAGCATTGGATATAGTTTTCATTTCTATCTTTCACTACTATTTATGACAGCATCCTGAAGCTTTATCTTGAGGCAAGAGGACCAATTCAATTTGTAAAAACGGGAGAAGGCACAGTTAGAAAAACAGAGAAACGACGTGAAAACCGGAAGAGCGACAAGTAATATGTACATGCAACTATTCGGAAAAATAGAATCAAATCAGGAGTAAACGACAATAAAAAGttcaaatttattattattagtagtagTATTTTATTGGATTGAAAACATATTGGAACTATTTAATCAAGGAAAAAGACACAAAACAAAGAAACAAGAAAATAATGAAGTGAACAAACAACTATGTAAAACAACAATACACGGAAAAAACGACAAGATAAAAAATAGATATCGAAGGacaatgaaaatataaaaattaataataataatgagggagaaacaaattcaaaaacgaaaacaaagaaaagaaaaaataaaggaaGAAAAGGGGAGGAAATAGAGAAAAAAGAGAATTAAACAAAGATTCAAAGTATTGGAACACGACAAAATATAAACAATGTGTGTGGTTGAAATGTTggatagaatgaaaaaaaaaatgaaaaattaggttataatttatCTAAGTACGGAAAATAGAAAATGTCCCGTG
It encodes the following:
- the LOC133800977 gene encoding 2-alkenal reductase (NADP(+)-dependent)-like isoform X1 codes for the protein MAEVRNKQVLLREYVSRYPKESDMYVTTSTLKFKLPEGTNGVLVKNLYLSCDPYMRNRMKKHPTYYADSLKLHSSISGYGVAEVLESGDSNFKEGDLVWGITGWEQYSIINETQSLFKIPHTDVPLSYYAGILGMPGMTAYAGFYELWSPKKGEYAFVSAASGAVGQLVGQFAKLLGCYVVGSAGSKENVDLLKNKFGFDEAFNHKEEAGLDAALKRYFPEGIDIYFENVGGKMLDAVLLNLRVHARIAVCGMISQYNLDHPEGVHNLMNLITKQARLEGFVVTNYYHLYPKFLEFILPFIKQGNVINVEDAAQGLDNAPAALVGLFTGSNVGKQIVAVSHK
- the LOC133800977 gene encoding 2-alkenal reductase (NADP(+)-dependent)-like isoform X2, whose translation is MAEVRNKQVLLREYVSRYPKESDMYVTTSTLKFKLPEGTNGVLVKNLYLSCDPYMRNRMKKHPTYYADSLKLHSSISGYGVAEVLESGDSNFKEGDLVWGITGWEQYSIINETQSLFKIPHTDVPLSYYAGILAASGAVGQLVGQFAKLLGCYVVGSAGSKENVDLLKNKFGFDEAFNHKEEAGLDAALKRYFPEGIDIYFENVGGKMLDAVLLNLRVHARIAVCGMISQYNLDHPEGVHNLMNLITKQARLEGFVVTNYYHLYPKFLEFILPFIKQGNVINVEDAAQGLDNAPAALVGLFTGSNVGKQIVAVSHK